From Mastacembelus armatus chromosome 13, fMasArm1.2, whole genome shotgun sequence, one genomic window encodes:
- the LOC113135070 gene encoding zinc finger protein OZF-like, with amino-acid sequence MSTGIPAVPLYTSQTALDPAALSVPVLSSAVATGQSAVQPSASLVVTSRPLHNLSSVPVNLSQGAAASLATAAASDPTANSQETLNLQRPLGATGQDADTGWWFDTAGTHKARPVDLSQVNSEPHNQLKQHLKCHNKPFFCDQCHKHFHKEKTLHLTFRPTERKQQACRNVRTCGSRSDKHFGLQKKLDTHLDTHHEAQKKSFSCCVCQKTYSKMHLLKRHKAVHTRARPFICDTCGKGFTTKSVLQEHRSIYTGEKPFPCATCGKRFRTSTHLFSYRRVHSDERPFSCFNCEKTFKLKRALEQHHVIHTGETPFICQMCEIGCGLKNNLQRHLRIHTGEKPFRHGECGEEFSGTWAFKTHMLVHGGKKPFMCYLCGKTFFYNSKLLEHQHTVHQDQETAQIQQTEEPAGLKSFSCVSCQKRFCSADTLRVHDETHSEGNKFICSTYGKSFHRKCTFVYHMRLHSCAV; translated from the exons ATGAGCACAGGGATTCCTGCGGTGCCTCTGTACACCAGTCAGACGGCGTTGGACCCTGCGGCCCTGTCGGTGCCTGTCCTGAGTTCTGCGGTGGCCACCGGTCAGAGCGCCGTCCAGCCCTCAGCCTCTCTGGTGGTGACAAGTCGGCCTCTGCACAACCTCAGTTCTGTGCCTGTGAATTTAAGCCAaggtgctgctgcttctcttgcAACTGCAGCTGCCTCCGACCCGACAGCTAACAGTCAGGAGACCCTCAATCTTCAACGCCCCCTGGGGGCCACAGGGCAGGATGCTGACACTGGCTGGTGGTTCGATACAGCAGGAACCCACAAAGCCAGACCTGTGGACCTATCGCAGGTCAACTCTGAACCTCAT AATCAGCTGAAGCAGCACCTGAAGTGTCACAACAAACCTTTCTTCTGCGACCAGTGCCACAAACACTTCCACAAGGAGAAGACTCTCCATCTCACCTTCAGGCCCACAGAGCGGAAGCAGCAAGCGTGCAGAAACGTCAGAACATGTGGTAGCCGGAGTGACAAACACTTCGGCCTCCAGAAGAAACTCGACACACACCTCGATACACATCATGAAGCCCAGAAAAAATCCTTCAGCTGCTGCGTTTGTCAGAAGACGTACAGTAAGATGCATCTGCTGAAACGACACAAGGCCGTCCACACCAGAGCCCGGCCCTTCATCTGCGACACTTGTGGGAAAGGATTTACCACCAAGAGCGTCCTGCAGGAGCACCGGTCCATTTACACCGGAGAGAAACCTTTCCCCTGTGCCACCTGTGGGAAGAGATTCAGGACATCTACTCACCTGTTTTCTTACAGGAGGGTACATTCAGATGAGCGTCCATTCAGTTGCTTCAACTGTGAGAAGACTTTCAAGCTGAAACGAGCACTGGAGCAACACCACGTCATCCACACGGGGGAAACACCCTTCATCTGCCAGATGTGTGAGATTGGATGTGGTCTGAAAAATAACCTGCAGAGACACCTGCGcatccacacaggtgagaagcccTTCAGGCATGGGGAGTGTGGGGAGGAGTTCTCAGGTACCTGGGCATTCAAGACCCACATGCTTGTTCATGGTGGAAAGAAACCGTTtatgtgttacctgtgtggTAAGACTTTTTTCTACAACTCCAAACTGCTAGAGCATCAACATACGGTTCACCAGGACCAGGAGACAGCTCAAATCCAGCAGACAGAAGAACCTGCAGGACTGAAATCCTTCAGCTGTGTGTCCTGCCAGAAACGTTTCTGCAGTGCAGACACTTTGAGAGTTCATGACGAAACCCACTCAGAGGGAAACAAATTCATCTGCTCCACCTATGGGAAGTCTTTCCACCGCAAATGTACATTTGTGTACCACATGCGGCTGCACAGCTGTGCCGTGTGA